In Flavivirga abyssicola, the following are encoded in one genomic region:
- a CDS encoding CoA transferase subunit A — MINKKVANVQDALKGVSDNMTLMLGGFGLSGIPENAISELVKLGVKGLTCISNNAGVDDFGLGLLLQKKQIKKMVSSYVGENDEFERQMLSGELDVELIPQGTLAERCRAAQAGFPAVYTPAGFGTEVAEGKETRDFDGKMYVLEHAFKADFAFVKAWKGDAAGNLIFKGTSRNFNPNMCGAAKITVAEVEELVPLGTLDPNQIHIPGIFVQRIFQGAHYEKRIEQRTVRPRE; from the coding sequence ATGATTAATAAAAAAGTTGCTAATGTTCAAGATGCCTTAAAAGGTGTGTCGGATAACATGACACTCATGCTAGGAGGCTTTGGACTTAGTGGTATTCCAGAAAATGCTATTTCTGAATTGGTTAAACTTGGTGTTAAAGGGTTGACATGTATCTCAAATAATGCTGGCGTTGATGATTTTGGATTAGGGTTACTTCTTCAAAAAAAACAAATAAAGAAAATGGTTTCATCTTATGTGGGTGAAAATGATGAGTTTGAACGTCAAATGCTTTCAGGCGAATTAGATGTAGAATTGATTCCTCAAGGAACTTTAGCAGAGCGTTGTCGTGCAGCACAAGCCGGTTTTCCAGCTGTTTATACACCAGCAGGTTTTGGGACTGAAGTAGCTGAAGGTAAAGAAACCAGAGATTTTGATGGAAAAATGTATGTGCTGGAGCATGCTTTTAAAGCCGATTTTGCATTTGTAAAAGCATGGAAGGGAGATGCTGCAGGGAATTTAATTTTTAAAGGAACCTCTAGGAACTTTAACCCCAATATGTGTGGTGCTGCAAAAATAACAGTAGCTGAGGTTGAAGAGTTAGTGCCCTTAGGGACATTAGATCCCAATCAAATTCATATTCCTGGAATTTTTGTGCAACGTATTTTTCAAGGAGCTCATTATGAAAAACGTATTGAACAGCGAACCGTTAGACCAAGGGAATAA
- a CDS encoding transglycosylase domain-containing protein, whose translation MAKKKQATTTQDFSKYIRWFWMLFTGGVLLVILIFLLASWGAFGEMPDHTVLENPKTHLATEIISSDGKTLGKFYLNDNRTPVGYDELPQNLVDALIATEDARFHEHSGIDARGTIRAAVFLGTKGGASTISQQLAKQLFHRREKANIIEKLSQKLREWIIAIRLERQYTKEEIIAQYFNIYDFGNNADGIRSAAAIYFDKEPGELSMKESAMLVGMFKNSSLYNPRRNPVGVRNRRNVVLYQLEYYDYINETVKDSLQKTELDLRYTPQSHRDGIATYFRGYLDGFMKDWIKKNPKPDGTNYSLYNDGLKIYTTIDSRMQTYAEAAVQKHMPRLQAEFFNQNTPKRNPTAPFLELDREEIKALMKRSMRRGERWRILKKAGKSDAEIEASFDKPTKMTVFKWEDGKPSEVDTIMKPMDSMRYYKSFLKPGMMSMDPLTGHVKAWVGGMNYRHFQYDMVKQGKRQIGSTFKPLVYTAAIDQLHYSPCDEFPDTPFCIEKDKHGNPEEWCPKNSGGENDYGGTRTLKNALANSVNTITARLIDKVGPQPVVDLAKNLGIESEIPAVPSIALGTPDISVYEMVGAYAAFANKGVYTKPVMVTTIEDKNGTILYQFKPETRDVLNEETAYVAVKLMEGVTQGGSGTRLRHKYAASRTEYKEIITGYPYGFTNPIAGKTGTTQNQSDGWFMGMVPNLVTGVWVGAEDRAAHFRSITYGQGASMALPIWGLYMKSCYADKTLNVSKEAFEEPANLSINVDCSKASETIDDDTNDDIPDDLGGF comes from the coding sequence ATGGCAAAAAAAAAGCAAGCAACCACTACTCAAGATTTCTCAAAGTACATACGTTGGTTTTGGATGTTATTTACAGGAGGAGTACTTCTTGTAATTCTTATTTTTTTATTAGCTTCATGGGGTGCTTTTGGTGAAATGCCTGATCACACCGTGTTAGAAAACCCCAAAACCCATTTAGCAACTGAAATTATTTCATCTGATGGAAAAACCTTAGGAAAGTTTTATTTAAATGATAATAGAACACCTGTTGGTTATGATGAATTACCACAAAATTTGGTAGATGCTTTGATTGCTACTGAAGATGCACGTTTCCATGAGCATTCGGGAATTGATGCACGTGGAACCATAAGAGCAGCTGTTTTTTTAGGAACAAAAGGTGGTGCTAGTACAATTTCTCAACAACTTGCAAAACAATTATTTCATAGAAGAGAAAAAGCAAATATAATAGAAAAGCTTTCTCAAAAGCTTAGAGAGTGGATTATAGCTATACGCTTAGAGCGTCAGTATACTAAAGAAGAAATTATAGCACAATATTTTAATATTTACGATTTTGGTAACAACGCAGATGGTATCCGTAGTGCGGCTGCTATCTATTTTGATAAAGAACCAGGTGAATTAAGTATGAAAGAATCCGCCATGTTGGTTGGAATGTTTAAGAACTCTTCATTGTATAATCCTAGAAGAAATCCAGTTGGAGTGAGAAACAGACGTAATGTTGTTTTGTACCAATTGGAATACTATGATTATATTAATGAAACTGTAAAAGATTCACTTCAAAAAACAGAGTTGGATTTACGTTACACACCACAATCACATCGAGATGGTATTGCGACTTATTTTAGAGGTTATTTAGATGGTTTTATGAAAGACTGGATTAAGAAGAATCCGAAACCAGACGGTACAAATTATAGTTTATATAACGATGGGTTGAAAATTTATACAACCATAGATTCACGTATGCAAACATATGCTGAAGCAGCAGTACAAAAACATATGCCTAGGCTGCAAGCTGAGTTTTTTAACCAAAATACACCCAAAAGGAACCCTACAGCCCCATTTTTAGAGTTAGATAGAGAAGAAATAAAAGCTTTAATGAAACGCTCTATGAGACGTGGCGAACGCTGGAGAATATTAAAAAAAGCAGGAAAGTCTGATGCCGAGATTGAAGCATCGTTTGATAAGCCCACTAAAATGACAGTCTTTAAATGGGAAGACGGTAAGCCTTCAGAAGTGGATACTATAATGAAACCTATGGATTCTATGCGATACTATAAATCGTTTTTAAAACCAGGAATGATGTCTATGGATCCCTTAACCGGTCATGTAAAAGCATGGGTAGGCGGTATGAATTATAGGCATTTTCAGTACGACATGGTAAAACAGGGAAAACGTCAAATAGGCTCTACATTTAAACCTTTAGTGTATACAGCAGCAATAGATCAATTACACTATTCGCCTTGTGATGAATTTCCAGATACGCCTTTTTGTATAGAAAAAGATAAACACGGTAATCCAGAAGAATGGTGTCCTAAAAATTCCGGAGGAGAGAATGATTATGGAGGTACTAGAACTTTAAAGAATGCTTTGGCAAATTCTGTAAATACTATAACTGCGAGGTTAATTGATAAAGTAGGGCCACAACCTGTTGTAGATTTAGCGAAAAACTTAGGAATAGAGTCTGAAATACCAGCTGTACCGTCCATAGCTTTAGGAACCCCAGATATAAGTGTTTACGAAATGGTAGGAGCCTATGCTGCATTTGCCAATAAGGGTGTATATACCAAACCAGTAATGGTTACCACTATTGAAGATAAAAATGGAACTATTTTATATCAATTTAAGCCAGAGACACGAGATGTTTTAAATGAAGAAACCGCTTATGTTGCGGTGAAACTTATGGAAGGCGTTACACAGGGAGGTTCAGGAACTAGGTTAAGACATAAATATGCAGCTAGTAGAACAGAGTACAAAGAAATAATAACAGGTTACCCTTATGGATTTACTAACCCAATAGCAGGAAAGACAGGAACGACTCAAAATCAGAGTGATGGTTGGTTTATGGGTATGGTGCCTAATTTGGTTACAGGTGTTTGGGTAGGTGCAGAAGATAGAGCTGCACATTTTAGATCTATAACTTACGGACAAGGAGCTTCCATGGCATTACCTATTTGGGGCTTATATATGAAAAGCTGTTATGCAGATAAAACATTAAATGTTTCTAAAGAAGCGTTTGAAGAACCAGCAAACTTATCTATTAATGTAGATTGCTCTAAAGCCTCAGAGACTATTGATGATGATACCAATGATGATATCCCTGATGATTTAGGCGGTTTTTAG
- a CDS encoding penicillin-binding protein 1A, whose product MSKKKKATTTQDFSKYIRWFWMLFAGGVFFVILLFLLASWGAFGKMPDHTVLENPKTHLASEIISSDGKTLGKFYLNENRTPVSYDELSQNLVDALIATEDARFKEHSGIDPRGTLRAFFFLGKKGGASTISQQLARQLFVGVRSKGWDKYTQKIKEWVISIRLERQYTKEEIIAQYFNIYDFLNNADGIRSAARIYFGKEPKDLDLKESAMLVGMFKNSNLFSPRIRPKLTRNRRNVVLAQMYKYGYITEKVKDSLQKTALDLNYSPESHRDGVATYFREYLRAFMKDWVKKNPKPDGTTYDINKDGLKIYTTIDYRMQQYAEKAVQQHIPRLQAEFFDQNTPEKNPTAPFLELSRKEIDQLLKRKMKQGERWRLLKKEGKSDVEIEASFYKLAKMTVFKWIEGKAAEVDTIMKPIDSMRYYKSFLRTGMMSMDPLTGHVKAWVGGMNYRHFQYDMVNQGKRQVGSTFKPFVYATAIDQLHYSPCDEFPDTPFCIEKNKYGNPEEWCPKNANGENDYGGTRTLKDALAKSVNTITARLIDKVGPQPVVDLARNLGIKSEIPVVPSIALGVPEISLYEMVGAYSTFVNKGVYTKPVMVTTIEDKNGTVLYQFKPETRDVLSEETAYVVVNLLQGVTESGSGSNLKHDHKANRIDYRKIITGYPYKFKNPIAGKTGTTQNQSDGWFMGMVPNLVTGVWVGAEDRHAHFKSITYGQGASMALPIWGLYMKSCYADETLNISKEPFKKPKDLSINVDCSDVSEIINDDSRNSIPEDLDKF is encoded by the coding sequence ATGTCAAAAAAAAAGAAAGCGACAACAACTCAGGATTTTTCAAAATACATACGTTGGTTTTGGATGTTATTTGCAGGGGGAGTCTTTTTTGTGATACTTCTTTTTTTACTCGCTTCATGGGGTGCTTTTGGCAAAATGCCAGACCACACTGTATTAGAAAATCCTAAAACCCATTTAGCATCCGAAATTATTTCATCTGATGGAAAAACCTTAGGTAAATTCTATCTAAACGAGAATAGAACGCCTGTTAGTTATGACGAGTTGTCACAAAATTTAGTAGATGCGTTAATTGCGACAGAAGATGCACGATTTAAAGAGCATTCTGGGATAGATCCAAGAGGAACTTTAAGAGCGTTTTTCTTTTTAGGAAAAAAAGGAGGGGCTAGTACTATTTCCCAACAATTAGCACGCCAATTATTTGTTGGTGTTAGGTCAAAAGGATGGGACAAATATACTCAAAAGATAAAGGAATGGGTTATCTCTATACGATTAGAACGTCAATACACTAAAGAAGAAATTATAGCTCAGTATTTTAATATTTATGACTTTTTAAATAATGCCGACGGCATTAGAAGTGCTGCACGTATTTATTTTGGTAAAGAACCCAAAGATTTAGATTTAAAAGAATCAGCTATGTTAGTGGGGATGTTTAAAAACTCAAATTTATTTAGCCCAAGGATACGACCTAAGTTAACAAGAAATAGACGTAATGTGGTGTTGGCGCAAATGTATAAGTATGGATATATTACTGAAAAAGTTAAGGACTCATTGCAAAAAACAGCATTAGATTTAAATTATTCTCCTGAGTCTCATCGAGATGGAGTTGCTACTTATTTCCGAGAGTATTTACGAGCCTTTATGAAAGATTGGGTTAAGAAAAACCCAAAACCAGATGGTACAACGTATGACATCAATAAAGATGGTTTAAAAATTTATACAACCATAGATTATCGTATGCAGCAATATGCAGAAAAAGCCGTGCAACAACACATACCTAGGTTACAAGCCGAGTTCTTTGACCAAAACACGCCTGAAAAGAATCCTACGGCTCCATTTTTAGAACTTAGCCGAAAGGAAATAGATCAGTTGTTAAAGCGCAAGATGAAGCAAGGTGAACGATGGAGACTATTAAAAAAAGAAGGAAAATCTGATGTCGAGATTGAAGCGTCATTCTATAAGCTAGCTAAAATGACTGTTTTTAAATGGATAGAAGGGAAAGCTGCAGAAGTAGATACAATCATGAAACCTATTGATTCTATGCGATATTACAAATCCTTTTTAAGGACAGGTATGATGTCTATGGATCCGTTAACGGGTCATGTAAAAGCATGGGTTGGTGGTATGAATTACAGGCATTTTCAGTACGATATGGTAAACCAAGGAAAACGTCAAGTGGGCTCTACATTTAAGCCGTTTGTTTATGCAACGGCAATAGATCAATTGCATTATTCACCATGCGATGAATTTCCGGATACACCATTTTGTATAGAAAAAAACAAGTATGGCAATCCAGAAGAATGGTGTCCTAAAAATGCTAATGGTGAAAATGACTATGGAGGTACCAGAACTTTAAAAGATGCTTTGGCAAAATCTGTAAATACTATAACAGCAAGATTGATCGATAAAGTTGGTCCGCAACCTGTTGTAGATTTGGCAAGAAACTTAGGGATTAAATCTGAAATCCCAGTTGTGCCTTCCATAGCTTTAGGCGTTCCAGAGATAAGTCTTTATGAAATGGTGGGGGCTTATTCTACTTTTGTTAACAAAGGCGTATATACGAAACCCGTCATGGTTACCACCATTGAAGATAAAAATGGCACTGTTTTGTATCAATTTAAACCAGAAACACGAGATGTTTTAAGCGAAGAAACAGCTTATGTTGTTGTGAATCTTCTACAAGGTGTTACAGAAAGTGGTTCAGGATCAAACTTGAAACATGATCATAAGGCTAACAGAATAGATTATAGAAAAATAATCACGGGCTATCCATATAAATTTAAAAATCCTATAGCGGGAAAAACAGGAACCACGCAAAACCAAAGTGATGGTTGGTTTATGGGTATGGTACCTAATCTAGTAACAGGGGTTTGGGTAGGAGCTGAAGATAGACATGCACATTTTAAATCCATAACCTATGGACAAGGTGCTTCTATGGCATTACCAATTTGGGGCTTATATATGAAAAGTTGTTATGCAGATGAAACATTAAATATTTCTAAGGAACCATTTAAAAAACCAAAGGATCTATCTATAAATGTAGACTGCTCTGATGTTTCAGAGATTATTAATGATGATTCTAGGAATAGTATCCCTGAAGATTTAGACAAATTTTAA
- a CDS encoding gliding motility lipoprotein GldH translates to MQQNNVFLFLLISFLAFVSCDSNRVFDTYKSVPNKWHKDSIISFKVTPPDSTNAYNLFVNLRNTNAYRYNNLFLIVEMSFPHGKTIKDTLEYRMADPSGKLLGIGLTDIKENKLWYKEQVVFKEKGDYTVNIQHAMRENGKVNGVIELEGITDIGFRIEKPQNK, encoded by the coding sequence ATGCAGCAAAATAATGTATTCTTATTTCTTTTAATTTCTTTTTTGGCATTTGTGTCCTGCGATTCTAATCGTGTTTTCGATACCTACAAATCAGTTCCAAATAAATGGCACAAAGACTCTATAATTAGTTTTAAAGTTACCCCACCAGATTCTACAAACGCGTATAATTTGTTCGTTAACTTGAGAAATACAAATGCGTATAGATATAATAACTTGTTTTTAATTGTTGAAATGAGTTTCCCTCATGGGAAAACTATCAAAGACACGTTGGAATATAGAATGGCAGATCCCAGCGGAAAACTCTTAGGCATAGGACTTACTGATATTAAAGAAAATAAACTTTGGTACAAAGAGCAAGTTGTTTTTAAAGAAAAAGGAGACTATACGGTTAACATACAGCATGCCATGCGAGAAAATGGCAAGGTTAATGGTGTTATAGAGCTTGAAGGGATCACAGACATTGGTTTTAGAATTGAAAAACCTCAAAACAAATAA
- a CDS encoding PSP1 domain-containing protein, translated as MACASCSTKDGQPKGCKNNGTCGTDSCNKLTVFDWLSNMSLPNGEKPYNWVEVRYKNGRKEYYKNAENLTLSIGDIVATQAKAGHDIGMVTLTGELVRVQMKRKNISDNEEEALKVYRKASQKDIDIWSSARDKEEPMKVRARQFAIDLKLQMKISDIEFQGDASKATFYYTAEERVDFRELIKVFAREFRTRIEMKQVGFRQEASRLGGIGSCGRELCCSTWLTDFRSVSTSAARYQQLSLNPQKLAGQCGKLKCCLNYELDTYLDALKNFPKTDTKIHTEKGTAVCQKTDIFKGHMWYAYEGEWNHWHKITTKQANEIIDLNKKDKKITSLEEYASELVEDTKAEFENVVGQDSLTRFDSPKSNNKRKNNKRRNNKNNRNNKRKRKPQNSKNAAK; from the coding sequence ATGGCTTGCGCAAGCTGCTCAACTAAAGACGGTCAACCTAAAGGCTGCAAAAATAATGGTACTTGTGGTACAGACAGTTGTAACAAACTAACTGTTTTCGATTGGTTGTCAAATATGTCATTACCAAACGGAGAAAAACCATACAATTGGGTTGAGGTACGTTATAAAAATGGAAGAAAAGAATATTATAAGAATGCTGAAAACTTAACATTAAGCATTGGTGACATTGTAGCTACACAAGCGAAAGCAGGACATGATATTGGTATGGTTACCCTTACAGGGGAATTAGTACGCGTTCAGATGAAGCGTAAAAACATATCGGATAATGAAGAAGAAGCATTAAAAGTTTACCGAAAAGCAAGTCAAAAAGATATTGATATTTGGTCGTCTGCACGTGATAAGGAAGAACCTATGAAGGTAAGGGCGCGTCAGTTTGCAATCGATTTGAAATTGCAAATGAAAATTTCTGATATCGAATTTCAGGGTGATGCCAGTAAAGCCACTTTTTATTATACAGCCGAAGAACGTGTTGATTTTAGAGAGCTTATAAAAGTGTTTGCTCGCGAGTTTAGAACGCGAATAGAAATGAAACAGGTTGGATTTCGTCAAGAAGCTTCAAGGCTTGGTGGTATTGGATCTTGTGGTCGTGAATTATGCTGTTCAACTTGGTTAACAGATTTCCGATCAGTAAGCACATCGGCAGCAAGATATCAGCAATTATCATTAAACCCTCAAAAATTAGCAGGACAATGTGGTAAATTAAAATGCTGCTTAAACTATGAGTTAGACACGTATCTTGATGCATTAAAAAACTTTCCTAAAACGGATACAAAAATACATACTGAAAAAGGTACTGCGGTGTGTCAAAAAACAGATATTTTTAAAGGACATATGTGGTATGCTTATGAAGGGGAATGGAATCATTGGCATAAAATAACAACAAAGCAAGCCAATGAAATTATTGACTTAAACAAGAAGGATAAAAAAATAACAAGTCTTGAAGAGTATGCTTCAGAATTAGTAGAAGATACTAAGGCAGAGTTTGAAAACGTTGTAGGACAAGATAGTTTAACGCGTTTTGATAGTCCAAAGTCCAATAATAAACGTAAAAATAATAAGAGAAGAAACAATAAAAACAATAGAAATAACAAAAGGAAAAGAAAACCTCAAAACAGTAAAAATGCAGCAAAATAA
- a CDS encoding ferredoxin, which translates to MVVITLQRNKCIGCNYCVELAPNQFQMSKKDGKSVLLHAKDKKGFFTAKSNDDIIFDACDKASKACPVNIISVKNI; encoded by the coding sequence ATGGTTGTTATTACCTTACAAAGAAATAAGTGTATTGGTTGTAATTACTGTGTAGAATTGGCTCCAAATCAATTTCAAATGTCAAAAAAAGATGGTAAATCGGTGCTTTTACACGCAAAAGATAAAAAAGGTTTTTTTACCGCAAAATCTAACGATGATATTATTTTTGATGCCTGTGATAAAGCCTCTAAAGCCTGTCCTGTAAATATAATTAGTGTTAAGAATATTTAA
- a CDS encoding peptidase U32 family protein, with protein MQQIELMAPAGNFESLQAALDNGADSVYFGVEQLNMRARASINFTLDDLPEISKRCKAKHVRTYLTLNTIIYDHDLSIVKTLVKKAKEADITAVIAMDQAVIACARELGLEVHISTQINITNIETVKFYAMFADTMVLSRELSLRQVKKITEAIEKEQIKGPSGKLVEIEVFGHGALCMAVSGKCYMSLHSQNSSANRGACKQNCRKKYTVIDQETGFEMELDNEYIMSPKDLCTIDILDQVAESGIKVLKIEGRGRAPEYVARVIKCYRNAIDSLENNTYDKEKVVSWMQELEKVYNRGFWNGYYLGQKLGEWSNGSGSHATQKKVYIGKGVHFYTKAKIGEFKIDAYDVSIGDTILVTGPTTGAKEMEVNEMLVNDEKLLTGSKGDTITIPLEFRIRPSDKLYKIVENKVEV; from the coding sequence ATGCAGCAGATAGAATTAATGGCTCCGGCAGGAAATTTTGAGTCGCTTCAAGCTGCTCTAGATAACGGAGCAGACTCTGTATATTTTGGTGTCGAGCAGTTAAATATGAGAGCAAGAGCATCTATAAACTTCACTTTAGATGATTTACCTGAAATTTCAAAACGTTGTAAAGCAAAACATGTAAGAACGTATTTAACCTTAAATACTATTATTTACGATCATGATTTATCCATTGTAAAAACACTTGTAAAAAAAGCAAAAGAAGCTGATATTACTGCTGTAATAGCAATGGATCAAGCAGTAATAGCTTGTGCGAGAGAACTCGGTTTAGAAGTGCATATTTCAACACAAATTAATATTACCAACATAGAAACGGTTAAGTTTTATGCCATGTTTGCCGATACTATGGTGTTAAGTCGGGAATTGAGCTTACGTCAGGTAAAAAAGATAACAGAAGCCATTGAAAAAGAGCAAATAAAGGGTCCTTCAGGTAAATTAGTTGAAATAGAAGTATTTGGTCATGGTGCGCTTTGTATGGCTGTTTCTGGAAAATGTTATATGAGTTTGCATTCTCAAAACTCATCGGCAAATAGAGGGGCTTGCAAACAAAATTGCAGAAAAAAGTATACGGTTATCGATCAGGAAACGGGTTTCGAAATGGAATTAGATAATGAGTATATTATGTCTCCTAAAGATTTATGCACCATAGATATTTTAGATCAGGTAGCAGAATCTGGTATTAAAGTATTGAAAATCGAAGGACGGGGTAGAGCACCCGAATATGTTGCCAGAGTTATAAAGTGTTATAGAAATGCCATAGATAGTCTTGAAAATAATACTTATGATAAAGAAAAGGTTGTTTCCTGGATGCAGGAATTGGAAAAAGTTTACAATCGAGGGTTTTGGAATGGGTATTATTTGGGACAGAAATTAGGAGAATGGAGTAATGGCTCGGGATCTCATGCTACTCAGAAAAAGGTATATATTGGTAAAGGCGTACACTTTTATACCAAAGCTAAAATAGGTGAGTTTAAAATTGACGCTTACGATGTTTCTATTGGAGACACTATTTTAGTAACTGGACCAACAACAGGAGCGAAAGAGATGGAGGTTAATGAGATGTTGGTAAATGATGAGAAATTACTAACAGGTTCTAAAGGAGATACAATAACAATACCGTTAGAATTTAGAATAAGACCTTCGGATAAATTGTATAAAATTGTTGAAAATAAAGTAGAGGTTTAA
- a CDS encoding radical SAM protein, with protein sequence MNIYKLLKLNRKIKGHRLKFFAIWLLHVFNKRYLAVNLDPVLACNLRCKMCYFTDKEYVKKLKGQFKEEDLDLVAKRIFKRALKLQIGCGTEPTLYKKLSDIVKLGKEYKVPYISLTTNANLLNEYKIQELLEAGLNEFTISLHGVTKATYESFMKKASYEKFHEVFNTFKKLKKKYDFHVRINYTFNKDNFYELSDLFEHFDGESFDILQVRPIRKIGNTEYNDFNLDNIREDYPKLIKQIKEKCVANNITLLASDKIAKRNSVNSSSFIYDYTFCYISPDTFWREDFNWRKETFNEYAKKNGWGKKLLSNIFKSKKELTSFTNRLNYEIELN encoded by the coding sequence ATGAATATTTATAAGCTTTTAAAGCTCAATAGAAAGATTAAAGGTCATAGGTTAAAGTTCTTTGCTATATGGTTACTTCATGTTTTTAATAAACGTTATTTGGCCGTAAATTTAGATCCTGTATTAGCTTGTAATCTACGCTGTAAAATGTGCTATTTTACAGATAAAGAATATGTAAAAAAACTTAAAGGTCAATTTAAAGAAGAAGATCTTGATTTAGTGGCAAAAAGAATATTTAAGCGTGCTCTTAAGCTTCAAATAGGTTGTGGGACAGAGCCCACCCTTTACAAAAAATTATCTGATATTGTAAAATTAGGGAAAGAATATAAAGTACCTTATATCAGTTTAACAACGAATGCTAATTTATTGAATGAATATAAAATTCAAGAGCTTTTAGAAGCTGGGTTGAATGAATTTACTATTTCATTGCATGGAGTAACTAAAGCAACTTATGAAAGCTTTATGAAAAAAGCAAGTTATGAGAAGTTTCATGAAGTATTCAATACATTTAAAAAGTTAAAGAAAAAATATGATTTTCACGTAAGAATAAATTATACATTTAACAAAGATAATTTCTATGAATTGAGTGATTTGTTTGAGCATTTTGATGGAGAAAGTTTTGATATTCTTCAGGTTAGACCAATTAGAAAAATAGGGAATACGGAATATAATGATTTTAATTTGGATAATATAAGAGAGGATTATCCAAAATTAATTAAACAAATAAAGGAAAAATGCGTAGCAAATAATATAACGCTTTTGGCTTCAGATAAAATTGCTAAAAGAAATAGTGTAAATAGCTCAAGCTTTATATATGATTATACGTTTTGTTACATTTCACCAGATACTTTTTGGAGAGAAGATTTTAATTGGAGAAAAGAAACTTTTAATGAATATGCTAAAAAAAATGGATGGGGAAAGAAACTGCTTTCAAACATTTTTAAGTCTAAAAAAGAGTTAACGTCTTTTACCAATCGTTTAAATTACGAAATTGAACTGAATTAA
- the trhO gene encoding oxygen-dependent tRNA uridine(34) hydroxylase TrhO, translating to MQLYNKLSAKERAELIDKAGKNRLTLSFYQYAKIGNPQIFRDHLFITWDALDVLGRIYVAHEGINGQLSLPADRFNEFKAHLDTVSFLKDIRLNIAVEQDNKSFLKLKVKVRNKIVADGLNDDTFDVTNKGVHVGAEQFNNLIEDEKTVLVDMRNHYESEIGHFKNAITPDVDTFRESLDIIEDNLKTHKEDKNLVMYCTGGIRCEKASAYFKHKGFKNVYQLEGGIIEYTRQVKEDNLENKFLGQNFVFDDRRAERISDDVIANCHQCGNPFDVHTNCANEACHLLFIQCDSCKEAMENCCSTTCMEINRLPYEAQKELRKGQGNSNDIFKKGRADHLPNEKGLRNIFETLKKIG from the coding sequence ATGCAACTGTACAATAAATTAAGCGCAAAAGAAAGAGCAGAATTAATTGATAAAGCAGGAAAAAATCGATTAACACTTTCTTTTTACCAATACGCCAAAATTGGCAATCCACAAATTTTCAGAGATCATTTGTTTATTACTTGGGACGCATTAGATGTTCTGGGTAGAATCTATGTGGCTCACGAAGGCATTAATGGTCAATTATCATTACCTGCCGATCGCTTTAATGAGTTTAAAGCCCATTTAGATACGGTATCATTTTTAAAAGATATTCGATTAAATATAGCGGTAGAACAAGATAATAAATCGTTTTTAAAGCTAAAAGTAAAGGTGCGCAACAAAATTGTTGCCGATGGTTTAAATGATGATACGTTCGATGTCACCAATAAAGGTGTTCATGTTGGGGCAGAACAGTTTAATAATCTTATAGAAGATGAAAAAACAGTTTTGGTAGATATGCGTAACCATTACGAAAGTGAGATAGGACATTTTAAAAATGCCATAACGCCAGATGTAGATACTTTTAGAGAATCTTTAGATATCATAGAAGATAATTTAAAAACACATAAGGAAGATAAAAACCTTGTTATGTATTGCACAGGAGGGATTCGTTGCGAAAAAGCAAGTGCTTATTTTAAGCATAAAGGATTTAAAAATGTCTATCAATTAGAAGGAGGTATTATTGAATATACAAGACAAGTAAAAGAAGATAACCTAGAGAATAAATTTTTAGGTCAGAACTTTGTTTTTGATGATCGTAGAGCAGAACGTATTAGTGATGACGTTATTGCGAATTGTCATCAATGTGGAAATCCGTTTGATGTACATACCAATTGCGCTAATGAAGCTTGCCATTTACTGTTTATTCAATGTGATTCTTGCAAAGAAGCGATGGAAAACTGTTGTTCTACTACGTGTATGGAAATAAACAGGTTGCCTTACGAAGCGCAAAAAGAATTGCGTAAAGGACAAGGAAATAGTAATGATATTTTCAAAAAAGGACGTGCAGATCATTTACCAAACGAAAAGGGTTTGAGGAATATTTTTGAGACTTTAAAAAAAATAGGATGA